The genomic DNA GTTCAAAAATTGCCGGTATTTATGGTAAGACATTTATTTCCGAGCGCCATCGTCACCGTTATGAGGTCAATATCGATTATCGCCAGAGACTGGAAGATGCCGGGCTGAATTTTGCCGGATTGTCGCCTGACGGTGTATTGCCGGAAACGGTGGAACTGCCAAACCATCCCTGGTTTATCGGTGTGCAATATCATCCTGAACTGAAATCCCGGCCATTGGACCCCCATCCATTATTTGCCTCTTTCATAGCCGCCGCGATAGAACAAAGCCGTCTCGTCTAGGCCCGGGGAAAGCCCCCGACAACACCAGGAACCGGTCCATGGATCACGCGCCCGCCACAATCGATCATCTTGTGTTGCCAGTGCGCGATCTGGATCTGGCACGGGTACGCTATGAAGCTTTGGGATTTCACGTTGCCGCCGAAGCAAAGCACCCTTTTGGTACAGAAAATGCCTGCATCTTTCTTGCAGATGGCACCTATCTGGAACCGCTCGGCATCGCCGACCGCACTTTGACGGAAATCGAAACCCGAAAGGGCAACCCATTTCTGCGCCGCGATCAGGCCTATCGGTTCCGCGTTGATGATGAAGGCTTCTCGATGCTGGCGATGCGCTCTGAAAACGCTGCCGCAGACCTGGCCTCATTTGCAAGTCAGGGCTTTGGTTTCGGGCAATTGTTCCCGTTTTCACGCATGGCGAAAACTCTGGATGGTGAAATCGAGATCGGCGTGAAGCTGGGTTTTGCTGCCGACGACCGCGCACCGGATGCGGCTTTTTTCGCCTGCGAGCGAATTAATATGGAACCGCTCTGGTCGGCGGACCGAACCGCGCACGAAAACGGCGTCACCGGGCTCTCGGCAGTTCTGATCTCGGAGGAAAATCCGACTGATTTTCAGTACATTCTGCAGGCCGCGACCGGCATGCGCGATTTCGCGTCATCATCAAACGGGCTGTCATTTCATATGGATGGTGCCGATCTGTTCTGTTTTACCCCGGTAGCGCTGCAGCAGCTTTTCGCCATTCCATCGGCCAGAACCGAGCGGGGGATACGGTTTGAAGGCGCTGTTTTCACCTGTCAGTCGATCAGTGCTCTGGCAGCG from Pararhizobium sp. IMCC3301 includes the following:
- a CDS encoding VOC family protein — encoded protein: MDHAPATIDHLVLPVRDLDLARVRYEALGFHVAAEAKHPFGTENACIFLADGTYLEPLGIADRTLTEIETRKGNPFLRRDQAYRFRVDDEGFSMLAMRSENAAADLASFASQGFGFGQLFPFSRMAKTLDGEIEIGVKLGFAADDRAPDAAFFACERINMEPLWSADRTAHENGVTGLSAVLISEENPTDFQYILQAATGMRDFASSSNGLSFHMDGADLFCFTPVALQQLFAIPSARTERGIRFEGAVFTCQSISALAARYTAAGIDCFLHLGRLIVPAAPGQGVPFVFEEASL